The genomic interval CCAAGGCCTCAAAGACAACGTCACCGTCTAAGCCGATTTAAGGGCCTCAAATTTCCGAATGGGCGTTCCCCTCATCATGACACCGAAGGGCCCTTAGAATCGATTCTATGAGGTCACTTTTTGTGGGCCCAAACTCAAATTTTAGTTTGCTCCAGAGGAAACCAGACAGGCGTGCCCATAGTTGTCGAAATCGACAAGTTTTGGCACGTGTATCCGGTTATCGGAGCCTCAAACCAAACAGGCGTGCCCAAATCCCCCAAATCACGGAAGTTTTGGCACCCCTGTTTGGTTTTTCCTTTTGGTCGCCCCGAAATGACCCCACCCAAGTCTTATCCGAGTTTCCTGCGGGATGAACGCGGGATAAATGCGGGATAAACCCCACAAAACCCCACAAAACCCACCCCAAGAAACAAAGAAACCCCCAACCAATCACTTAAAGTGACTGGTCAGGGGTCTGTTAAGTACTAGAAGCACCTAACAAACGCTAAATAATTAGCGCTTCTCCTTAATACGTGCAGCCTTGCCGCGCAGTTCGCGCAGGTAGTACAGCTTCGCACGACGAACGTCACCACGACGAATGACCTCGATCTTCTCGATGTTTGGGGAGTGTACTGGGAAGGTACGCTCAACACCGATGCCGAAGGAAACCTTACGTACGGTGAAGGTCTCGCGGATTCCGCCGCCCTGACGGCGAATGACAACACCCTTGAACAGCTGGGTACGGGTGGTGGTGCCTTCGATGACCTTGACGTGTACGTCGAGGGTGTCGCCGGCGCGGAATGCAGGAACGTCGTCGCGCAGGGATGCTGCGTCGATCTTATCCAGAATGTTCATATAAACAATCCTTTTACTAGTAGGGAAAGAGGACCCTGGCGGCACTTCCCCAGGTTTGGGGTGCTCGGCCGGTTCGTTTCCGTTTCAATTTTCGAGGCTGTCACGTTTGCCCAACGTGAGTTGGGGTTTGCACAGTCAACTGAAATATTCTTTCACATGTGCGCCTTGGTTTTCAAACTGGGGTCTGCTCCCCTCACTTGGGTGCACTAACCGTTGACAAATCTTGGTTGTCGGGCTTGACTGGTGGCGACTTACCCCACGGGTGCCCAATGCATTGGGCTGAGATTGCGCGCTGTTGCTGCGCGGGACCGTTCGAACCTGTCTGGTTAACACCAGCGAAGGAAGCGAGGATTGATTGTCCCGTGTTTGAAAATCGTTTTGACCTGCGTTGTTATGTTGTGACTGGTGCGGGCTCGGTGGATGAGGTTGTGCACACTGCGTCTGCTGCGGCTCGTGGTGGCGCGGGTGTGGTGCAGGTGCGTTCAAAGCCTATTTCGCCAGAAGCGATGAGGGAGTTGGCATCAAAGGTTGCGCTTGAGGTTGCGCGGTGCAGCCCAACAACGAGGGTGCTTATCGACGACCACCTCCACGTTGCTTCTTCCTTAATGCGCGAAGGACTCCCGATTCACGGTGTGCATCTTGGGCAGGATGATATGTCGGTGCTTGAGGCTCGTGAGTTGTTGGGGCCTGAGGCGATCATTGGGTTGACTACTGGAACCCTAGAACTTGTGGCGGCGGCGAATGAGCTGTCCGATGTGTTGGATTACATCGGTGCTGGGCCGTTTCGGAAGACTCCCACCAAGGATTCAGGTCGGCCACCGATTGGCCTTGCGGGTTATCCCCCTTTGGTGGAATTGTCCAAGGTGCCGATCGTTGCGATTGGTGATGTCACCCCTGCCGATGTGCGCGCTCTCAGCGCAACCGGTGTGGCTGGCGTTGCCATGGTGCGGGCTTTTTCTGAATCTGATGATCCACAGCAGGTCGCTGAAAATGTGGTGGCTAACTTTGAATTAGGAAGGCTCTCATGAAGAAGCATGCGATTATTATCGGCGGCGGAATCATTGGGTTGACCACCTGCTTTGAATTCCAGGAGGCTGGTTACCAAGTCACGTTGATTGATCCTGACCCAATTTCCGGTGCGACTCATCATGCCGGCGGAATGTTGGCCCCCACCGCGGAGGTGCAGTATCAGCAACATGATCTGATTTTGTTGATGAAGGAATCCGCTCGCCTATACCCAGACCTCCTCCAAAGAGTGTCTAAATACACTGACTTGCCCACTGGGTATCGCACTGATGGAACCCTTCTTATCGGTGCGGACCGCGCGGATGGCATGCATGTTGCGGAGTTGATTAAGTACATGCATTTGAAGGATTTGCCTGTCGATGTGTTGACTACTCGTCAGGCAAGGGCTGCGGAGCCAGCGTTGTCGCCGAGGATTTCTAAGGTGGTCAGCATTGATGGGGATCATCAGCTGTCGCCGCGTCTGTATGCCCGGGCGTTATTGGATGCCATTTTGCAACGCGGTGCGGAGCATATTGCCGACGCTGTGATCTCTATTGATGGCCACGATCCGTGTTTGACCGTGACGATGAATTCGGGGGTGAGGGTTGCGTCGAAAAGCGTTGTTGTTTTGGCGGCGGGCCTGGGCGCCGCAAGCATTCCCGGCTGGTTTGAGGGCGCGAACCCATTGCAGTTGAGGCCGGTGTACGGCGATATTGTGCGCGTGCGCGTGCCGGAGCGACTGCAGCCGATGGTCACCAAGGTGGTGCGCGGGTTTGTGGAAGATCGTCAGATTTATATCATTCCGCGTACCGATGGCACCCTCGCGATCGGCGCGACAAGCCGTGAGGATCACCCGCAACCTCGAACGGGCGCAGTGCATGATTTGCTACGCGATGCTATCCGTTTGATTCCGGGCATTGAAGAAACCGAATTTATCGAAGTCACCTGCGGCGCCCGCCCCGGCACCCCGGATGACCTGCCGTACCTGGGATGGGTTGGATCCAATGTGATTGCGTCCACAGGATATTTCCGCCATGGAATTTTGCTGTCAGCCCTTGGTGCACGCGCTGCCGTTGATATGGCAACCAACCAGCCACTGTTCCCCACTCTTGATGTGTGCGATCCGTTTCGCCACCAAATTTAAGGATTTTTCACAAGTGATTACCTACACCTTCAATGGCACATCTATGCGCTCTTCCGAATTGACCGTGGAGCAATTGGTCCACCAAGAAATCGGCCACGACACTGGAGTCGCCGTGGCAATCAACGCCGCGGTCGTACCCAGATCCCAGTGGTCACGCGCCATTTGTGACAACGATTCCGTAGAAGTTCTCACCGCAATTCAGGGAGGTTAAAATGCTGCATATTGCTGATAAAACTTTCGATTCCCACCTCATCATGGGCACCGGCGGAGCCACCTCTCAGGCGTTGCTGGAGGAATCCCTTGTCGCCAGTGGAACTCAATTGACCACCGTGGCGATGCGTCGACACCAAGCAACCACCTCTAGCGGAGAATCCATCTTTGCCATGCTGCGCCGCCTCGAGATCGCCCTTCTCCCCAATACTGCAGGCTGCCGCACTGCCCGCGACGCCGTCCTCACTGCACAATTGGCTCGGGAAGCCCTCGATACCAACTGGGTGAAAGTGGAGGTCATCGCCGATGAACACACATTGCTGCCCGACACCGTTGAGCTTCTTGATGCCTGCGAACTCCTCGTCCACGACGGCTTCACCGTTCTGGCTTACACCTCTGACGATCCCATCACTGCCAGCCGACTAGAAGACTGTGGCGTTGCAGCTGTCATGCCATTGGGCTCCCCGATCGGAACCGGCCTGGGCATTCTCAACCCGCACAACATTGAACTGATTTGCAGCCGCGCGAGCGTACCCGTGATCCTCGACGCCGGTGTAGGCACTGCCTCTGATGCCACACTCGCAATGGAACTCGGCTGCGACGGCGTCCTTCTGGCCTCCGCTATCAACCGCGCCCAAAATCCCGTCGCGATGGCCGAATCCATGTTCCACGCCGTTGAAGCCGGAAGATTAGCCGCCCAAGCAGGCCGGATCCCGCAACGCCAACATGCGGTGGCCTCATCAAGTTTTGAAGGTTTGGCATCCTGGGCGGAGCAGGTGCTTTAACATGGCGCAGCTTCCCACATCTGAGCTTCACCGCACGGCCCGCCAACTCGCGCTCCCCGGATATGGTATTGAGCAGCAGGAACGACTTTTCAACGCCCACGTTCTAGTCATCGGCGCAGGCGGTCTCGGCTGCCCAGTCATGCAGTCGCTGGCTTCCGCAGGCGTTGGAACCATCACGGTCATCGATGACGACACCGTCGACATTTCCAACATTCACCGCCAAATCCTCTTCGGCGCAAGCGATGTCGGTCGACCCAAGGTCGAGGTTGCCGCCGAGCGCCTCAAAGAACTCCAACCAGACATCACCGTCAACGCGTTGCACGAACGGATCACTCCAGAAAACGCCTGCGAGCTGCTCAATTCCGTGGACCTCGTCTTAGACGGCTCCGATTCTTTCTCCACAAAATACTTAGTGTCTGATGCCGCCGAAATCACCGGAACTCCCCTCATCTGGGCAACGGTACTGCGCTTTCACGGCGAACTGGCACTCTTCAACTCTGGCCCCGACCACCGCGGAGTCGGCCTGCGCGACGTCTTCCCCGAACAACCCTCCGCCGATTTCGTCCCTGACTGCGCCACCGCTGGTGTTCTTGGCGCCACCACAGCCACCATCGGCGCACTCATGGCCACTCACGCCATCGGATTTCTCACAGAAATCGGCGACGTCCAACCAGGCACAATCCTCTCCTACGACGCATTCCCCGCCGCCACGCGCAGCTTCCGCGTCTCCGCCGACCCGGCGCGCCCACTGGTCACCCGCCTCCGCGCCTCCTACGAGGCAGCGCGCACCGATACAACTTCGCTTATCGACGCCACCCTCAACGGCTCCCTCACCGCCCTCGATATCCGAGAGCCACATGAAGTTCTGCTCAAAGACCTCCCCGAGGGCGCAACGTCACTGAAGCTCCCCTTAAGCCAGATCACCTCGGACAGCGACATTTTAGAGGCACTGTCTGGAATCGACGGCGACATTTTGGTCTACTGCGCTTCGGGAATCCGCAGTTCCGACTTCATCGACAACTACTCCCACCTCGGCCACAAATTTGTGAATCTTCCCGGTGGGGTCAACGCGCTGTAGCTGTCAATTTAAGAGGCCAGAATTCTGGGACGAGTCAAAGCATGGCCTGCGCACTTTGAGGCGCTCAGAGGCGATTCTGTGAGGTCACTTTCTCGTGCCCCCAACTCATTTTTTGCGGTACTTCACGGCAGGCTGCCTGATTAGACCAAGACGCCCCCTGGCGAATCAGTCCTTGGCCTAATACTGCACTAATCCGCTCTCGAAATGTGAGATTCAGACCAAGGGGAGCTTGAGAACACTCCCGCTTGGTTTGAAAGTTGCCTTAGCCACCGAGGCCGGCGCGTCGTAAAGCATCTGCCATGGAACCTGTGGCGGGCTTAGCGGACTGTTTTTGCGGAGCTCGCTGCTGTTTGGCTGGTCGGTT from Corynebacterium glutamicum ATCC 13032 carries:
- the rplS gene encoding 50S ribosomal protein L19, with translation MNILDKIDAASLRDDVPAFRAGDTLDVHVKVIEGTTTRTQLFKGVVIRRQGGGIRETFTVRKVSFGIGVERTFPVHSPNIEKIEVIRRGDVRRAKLYYLRELRGKAARIKEKR
- a CDS encoding thiamine phosphate synthase, which produces MFENRFDLRCYVVTGAGSVDEVVHTASAAARGGAGVVQVRSKPISPEAMRELASKVALEVARCSPTTRVLIDDHLHVASSLMREGLPIHGVHLGQDDMSVLEARELLGPEAIIGLTTGTLELVAAANELSDVLDYIGAGPFRKTPTKDSGRPPIGLAGYPPLVELSKVPIVAIGDVTPADVRALSATGVAGVAMVRAFSESDDPQQVAENVVANFELGRLS
- the thiO gene encoding glycine oxidase ThiO, whose amino-acid sequence is MKKHAIIIGGGIIGLTTCFEFQEAGYQVTLIDPDPISGATHHAGGMLAPTAEVQYQQHDLILLMKESARLYPDLLQRVSKYTDLPTGYRTDGTLLIGADRADGMHVAELIKYMHLKDLPVDVLTTRQARAAEPALSPRISKVVSIDGDHQLSPRLYARALLDAILQRGAEHIADAVISIDGHDPCLTVTMNSGVRVASKSVVVLAAGLGAASIPGWFEGANPLQLRPVYGDIVRVRVPERLQPMVTKVVRGFVEDRQIYIIPRTDGTLAIGATSREDHPQPRTGAVHDLLRDAIRLIPGIEETEFIEVTCGARPGTPDDLPYLGWVGSNVIASTGYFRHGILLSALGARAAVDMATNQPLFPTLDVCDPFRHQI
- the thiS gene encoding sulfur carrier protein ThiS, which translates into the protein MITYTFNGTSMRSSELTVEQLVHQEIGHDTGVAVAINAAVVPRSQWSRAICDNDSVEVLTAIQGG
- a CDS encoding thiazole synthase, with protein sequence MLHIADKTFDSHLIMGTGGATSQALLEESLVASGTQLTTVAMRRHQATTSSGESIFAMLRRLEIALLPNTAGCRTARDAVLTAQLAREALDTNWVKVEVIADEHTLLPDTVELLDACELLVHDGFTVLAYTSDDPITASRLEDCGVAAVMPLGSPIGTGLGILNPHNIELICSRASVPVILDAGVGTASDATLAMELGCDGVLLASAINRAQNPVAMAESMFHAVEAGRLAAQAGRIPQRQHAVASSSFEGLASWAEQVL
- a CDS encoding ThiF family adenylyltransferase, which encodes MAQLPTSELHRTARQLALPGYGIEQQERLFNAHVLVIGAGGLGCPVMQSLASAGVGTITVIDDDTVDISNIHRQILFGASDVGRPKVEVAAERLKELQPDITVNALHERITPENACELLNSVDLVLDGSDSFSTKYLVSDAAEITGTPLIWATVLRFHGELALFNSGPDHRGVGLRDVFPEQPSADFVPDCATAGVLGATTATIGALMATHAIGFLTEIGDVQPGTILSYDAFPAATRSFRVSADPARPLVTRLRASYEAARTDTTSLIDATLNGSLTALDIREPHEVLLKDLPEGATSLKLPLSQITSDSDILEALSGIDGDILVYCASGIRSSDFIDNYSHLGHKFVNLPGGVNAL